Proteins from one Nerophis ophidion isolate RoL-2023_Sa unplaced genomic scaffold, RoL_Noph_v1.0 HiC_scaffold_127, whole genome shotgun sequence genomic window:
- the LOC133547491 gene encoding zinc finger protein 25-like — translation MEPQPSHIKKEKKHPLIPHFKAEEDDPLTTHIKEEEEDSLTPNFKKEEEKPLITHFKEEEGDPLTPHFKKEAVDPLSPHIKEEEPLIPHIKEEEEEKGISQPKWLEEFPVTGVPVKSEDDEVKGESEERGGGEPPSSSSTQHMTTEADGDHCGGSQADKLLAPLSDSEDTTSHSPDTDDEDSKDDKTCHTDNTHFTSSHSHKTFKFHCHLKRHMRIHTGEKPFSCSNCGKHFTQRPDLKVHMRTHTGEKPFSCSICGKDFTQRPHLKVHMRTHTGEKPFSCSICGKDFTRRENFKKHMRIHTGEKPFSCSICSKYFAQRHYLKEHVRTHSGEKPFTCSVCCKSFLQSQHLKRHTRRHPGEKVLSCSVCGERLSSKYQCKKHKCAGDNSSSK, via the coding sequence atggagccacagccctcccacattaaaaaggaaaagaaacacccactgatcccccattttaaagcggaagaggatgacccactgaccactcacatcaaagaggaagaggaggactcattgacccccaattttaaaaaggaagaggagaagccactaataacccattttaaagaggaagagggggacccactgacaccccattttaaaaaggaagcggtggatccactgagccctcacattaaagaggaagagccaCTGAtcccgcacattaaagaggaagaggaggaaaagggcatcagtcagcctaaatggttggaggagttcccagtgactggtgtccctgtgaagagtgaagatgatgaggtgaaaggtgaaagtgaggagaggggagggggggagcctccaagcagcagctcaacacaacacatgacaacagaagctgatggagaccactgtggaggatcacaagcagacaagctcttagctccactatcagatagtgaggacacaacgtcacactctcctgacactgatgatgaagactctaaagatgataagacatgtcacactgacaacactcacttcacatcttctcactctcacaaaacatttaaattccattgtcatctgaaaagacacatgagaatacacactggagaaaaacctttttcatgttcaaactgcggtaaacattttactcagaggccagatttaaaagtacacatgagaacacacactggagaaaaacctttttcatgttctatctgtggtaaagattttactcagaggccacatttgaaagtacacatgagaacacacactggagaaaaacctttttcatgttcaatctgcggtaaagattttactcgaagggaaaatttcaaaaaacacatgagaatacacactggagaaaaacctttttcctgttcaatctgcagtaaatattttgcgcaacggcactatttgaaagaacacgtgagaacacacagtggagaaaaaccttttacatgttcagtatgttgtaaaagttttttacaaagtcagcatttgaaaagacacacgagaagacacccaggagagaaagtgttgagttgcagtgtgtgtggtgaaagattgtcttctaagtaccagtgtaagaaacacaagtgtgctggtgacaacagcagcagcaaatga